A single Anopheles maculipalpis chromosome 3RL, idAnoMacuDA_375_x, whole genome shotgun sequence DNA region contains:
- the LOC126560853 gene encoding uncharacterized protein LOC126560853 → MQSPFTRSKKVKRSPIKRTTPSTIPTQSQQQEVKKVSNKMEAQLQALVKQREGVRNKLSRVCASLCDSDGQPNANVKNVRFLQLQEKALANMYNECNEIQSKIYELSLSKEEDEQQNNLYIDFERKFNEVSLKLSLCFDAVPKREATLSVVPSTSHEFSPYLPPLNVPLPTFDGSYEKWYAFKAMFTAVMNRYKHEEPALKLFHLRNSLVGKAAGIIDEVLVNNNDYEAAWKILAQRYEDKRVVIEKHIDNLFGLTKFSRDNGANLRKVIDTCNKNVDALKHHSLLVEGLGEQMSRAGDIVAEIEFLVTPRITGELPSKSFDISQWPISSEQVLADPTFNRRGPVDMLIGAESFWDLMQDGRCDLGSNRLVLQNTKLGWIAGGVIRSDTTIIARTLCNTTDDEPLTELLKNFYKVESCDELRPSPKADDEVCLEHFQRTHERTKEGRYVVRHPFNERKRELGDSREMALRRFLALERKLERQPDLKEQYSQFIREYEQLGHMREIVEAPNEDPGSVFYLPHHCVLRPSSTTTKLRVVFDGSAKTSTGVSINDVLMTGPTVQNDLTAILLRFRGFQYVFTLDIPKMFRQVRVHPEDTRYQRIFWRYNRNDPLTVQELLTVTYGLGPSPFQATMALKQAANDHQGELPRAAEVVNKGTYMDDTLTGADTLAEACQLQRDLTKLLKNACFSAHKWCANHPDIVAGVAEELRGTSFEVTDNTSNTTVKTLGVTWNPLEDWFSVSVPDFDHSQEMTRRRLLSQLAKIFDPLGFFGPVITYAKLILREVGELRIDWDDTVPTEVNEKWRNFRTEMTALREVQVPRWISWKNVLKLELQGFADASDQAYGACLYVQGSFSNEEPKMQLICSKSRILPKKRNPKQKALTTPRTELMAALLLARMVVKFLDATELRFESVHLWSDSKIVLCWLKKSPDLLQTYVSNRVSEIQQLSLSFLWHYISTYDNPADLISRGVTPKKLMKSTMWWQPRPLQPIVKKADYTEIPDNELPEMRAGVALATTVPVERFPIFEKLGSFTKMVRSMAYLVRLARFIKSRKGEVIKGQLTATELRTATHVIIRMVQREAFQQEILALMDDSNTNCRLNGLKAFLDPDDGIIRVGGRIKRAIIPYDSRHQMLLPAKHPVTEALVRQLHINNLHIGQRGLLAVVRQRYWPLNVKSTIRKVTRKCIVCFKANPFKTTQMMGDLPSYRVQPAPVFSDTGVDYAGPFSIKSSTSRKPQITKAYVCLFVCLQTRAIHLELVSDLTTDAFLASLRRFTSRRGYPKSIRSDNATNFVGAKTELHELWLMFKKECTTKKIINYCADNGIDWSFIPPRSPHFGGIWEAGVKQVKHHMKRIVGDRKLSYEELYTTLTQIEGVLNSRPLVPSSDDPSDYTAITPAHFLIGREMQAVPEPDYSILKENRLSRWQLVQSMLQHFWRRWTAEYLPELQNRSKWLKRKEIKVGSLVLLADQNTPPLHWPLARIVAAHPGDDGVTRVVTVRTANGAEFKRAVTEVCLLPLDEIDS, encoded by the exons ATGCAATCACCGTTTACTCGGTCAAAGAAAGTGAAGAGATCACCGATAAAACGTACGACTCCTTCAACAATACCAACACAGTCGCAACAGCAAGAAGTGAAGAAGGTTTCCAACAAAATGGAGGCCCAACTACAAGCTTTGGTGAAGCAGCGAGAGGGAGTGCGCAACAAGCTTagtcgtgtgtgtgcatccttaTGTGATAGTGATGGGCAACCGAATGCCAACGTAAAAAATGTGCGCTTCCTACAGCTCCAAGAAAAGGCTTTGGCAAACATGTACAATGAGTGCAACGAAATTCAAAGCAAGATCTACGAACTGTCCCtctcaaaagaagaagacgaacagCAGAACAATCTGTACATCGATTTTGAGAGAAAGTTCAACGAAGTTTCGTTGAAATTAAGTTTGTGTTTTGATGCCGTGCCCAAACGTGAAGCAACTCTTTCAGTTGTGCCATCGACCTCGCATGAATTTTCGCCTTATCTGCCACCGTTAAATGTTCCCTTACCAACATTCGATGGTTCGTACGAGAAGTGGTACGCATTTAAAGCAATGTTCACCGCTGTGATGAACCGATACAAGCATGAGGAACCCGCGCTGAAACTGTTCCATCTCCGGAACAGTCTTGTCGGAAAGGCAGCAGGTATCATTGACGAAGTGTTAGTGAACAACAACGACTATGAAGCCGCATGGAAGATCCTTGCGCAACGGTATGAGGACAAACGTGTGGtcatagaaaaacacattgacaatctttttggcttaacaaaGTTTAGTCGAGACAACGGTGCTAATCTGCGTAAGGTGATCGATACTTGCAACAAGAATGTTGATGCATTGAAGCATCATAGCCTTTTGGTTGAAGGTCTTGGTGAACAAAT GTCTCGTGCTGGTGACATCGTAgcggaaattgaattcttaGTGACCCCACGAATTACTGGTGAGCTTCCGTCCAAGTCTTTTGATATATCACAGTGGCCCATCTCGAGCGAACAGGTGCTGGCCGACCCTACCTTCAACAGAAGAGGACCTGTCGATATGTTAATTGGCGCTGAATCGTTCTGGGATCTAATGCAAGATGGCCGATGCGATCTTGGTTCCAATCGACTTGTGCTGCAAAATACGAAACTAGGTTGGATTGCTGGCGGTGTGATTAGGAGCGACACGACTATCATTGCACGTACACTTTGCAACACTACGGATGATGAGCCGCTTACGGAACTACTGAAGAACTTCTACAAGGTAGAATCCTGCGACGAGCTCCGCCCTTCTCCGAAGGCGGACGACGAGGTGtgtttggaacattttcaacGCACACACGAGCGAACGAAGGAGGGTCGGTATGTGGTCCGACACCCTTTCAACGAACGGAAACGCGAGCTTGGCGACTCGCGTGAAATGGCACTGCGACGATTTCTGGCGCTGGAGCGAAAACTCGAAAGGCAGCCCGACCTGAAGGAACAGTACTCACAGTTCATCCGAGAGTACGAGCAACTAGGACACATGCGTGAGATTGTGGAAGCACCAAACGAGGACCCAGGGTCGGTGTTCTATCTACCTCACCACTGCGTGCTGAGACCTTCGAGCACTACAACTAAACTACGAGTCGTGTTTGATGGATCAGCAAAGACGTCGACGGGTGTATCCATCAACGACGTTTTAATGACTGGACCAACAGTCCAAAACGATCTCACTGcaattcttcttcgttttagAGGGTTCCAGTACGTTTTCACACTGGACATTCCGAAGATGTTTCGTCAGGTGAGGGTCCATCCGGAAGACACGAGGTACCAGCGAATCTTTTGGAGGTACAACCGGAACGATCCACTAACAGTACAAGAGCTGCTCACTGTTACCTATGGATTGGGACCTTCCCCGTTCCAAGCAACCATGGCGCTTAAGCAGGCAGCTAACGATCATCAGGGCGAGCTCCCGAGGGCTGCCGAAGTAGTTAACAAGGGAACATACATGGACGATACGTTAACTGGAGCTGATACACTTGCTGAGGCATGCCAACTTCAACGAGATTTGACAAAACTGCTAAAGAATGCTTGTTTCAGTGCTCATAAATGGTGTGCTAATCATCCTGATATCGTTGCAGGAGTAGCAGAAGAACTTAGAGGAACTTCTTTCGAAGTTACAGACAACACCTCCAACACGACAGTGAAGACTTTGGGTGTTACATGGAATCCGCTTGAGGATTGGTTTTCGGTGTCTGTTCCTGATTTCGACCACTCACAAGAAATGACTCGGCGAAGGCTCCTGAGTCAACTGGCCAAGATTTTCGACCCGCTTGGATTTTTTGGGCCAGTTATCACCTACGCGAAGCTGATTTTACGTGAAGTCGGCGAACTTCGGATAGATTGGGATGACACAGTTCCTACCGAAGTTAATGAGAAGTGGCGAAATTTCCGAACTGAGATGACAGCGCTGAGGGAAGTTCAAGTTCCGAGATGGATTTCCTGGAAGAATGTGCTCAAGCTAGAACTGCAAGGGTTCGCCGACGCATCTGATCAAGCTTATGGTGCCTGTTTGTACGTGCAGGGTTCTTTCTCGAATGAGGAGCCCAAGATGCAATTGATCTGCAGCAAATCTCGAATCCTACCGAAGAAACGGAATCCGAAGCAGAAGGCCCTCACGACCCCTCGAACTGAACTGATGGCGGCATTGTTACTTGCTAGAATGGTTGTGAAGTTCCTGGACGCTACGGAGCTTAGATTTGAATCTGTTCATCTCTGGAGCGATTCAAAAATCGTGTTGTGTTGGCTCAAGAAGTCCCCTGACCTGTTGCAAACGTACGTATCAAATCGGGTAAGTGAAATCCAACAACTCAGCCTATCTTTCCTTTGGCATTATATTTCCACTTACGATAATCCGGCCGATTTGATTTCACGTGGAGTCACACCGAAGAAATTGATGAAGTCTACGATGTGGTGGCAGCCTCGGCCACTACAACCCATCGTCAAGAAGGCGGACTATACGGAAATTCCGGACAACGAGCTGCCGGAAATGCGAGCTGGAGTGGCGTTGGCCACTACCGTTCCTGTTGAGCGTTTCCCAATCTTTGAGAAGTTGGGAAGTTTCACGAAAATGGTTAGGAGTATGGCTTACTTGGTGCGTCTCGCTAGGTTTATCAAGTCACGCAAAGGGGAGGTGATAAAAGGTCAACTCACAGCAACAGAATTACGTACAGCGACACACGTAATTATACGAATGGTTCAGCGAGAGGCCTTTCAACAAGAAATCCTCGCTCTAATGGACGATTCGAATACAAATTGTCGACTCAATGGACTAAAGGCGTTTTTGGATCCAGATGATGGTATCATACGAGTTGGTGGAAGAATCAAGCGAGCCATCATACCCTACGATAGTCGGCATCAGATGCTGTTGCCGGCTAAGCATCCTGTCACCGAGGCACTTGTTCGTCAGTTACACATTAACAACTTGCACATCGGGCAAAGAGGCCTGCTTGCAGTTGTACGTCAACGGTACTGGCCGTTGAACGTGAAGAGCACTATCCGTAAGGTGACACGAAAATGCATCGTCTGTTTCAAGGCGAACCCGTTTAAGACAACGCAAATGATGGGTGATTTACCATCGTATCGTGTCCAGCCAGCCCCCGTTTTTTCGGATACCGGTGTAGACTATGCAGGTCCTTTCTCCATCAAGTCATCGACCTCTCGCAAGCCGCAGATCACGAAAGCCTATGTGTGCCTGTTCGTATGCCTGCAGACTCGAGCCATACACTTGGAATTGGTCTCGGACTTGACGACAGACGCGTTCCTTGCAAGCTTGCGGCGGTTTACCAGTCGACGAGGGTACCCGAAATCGATACGATCTGACAATGCAACCAACTTTGTCGGAGCCAAAACGGAGCTGCACGAGCTTTGGCTTATGTTCAAGAAAGAGTGCACCACGAAGAAGATCATCAACTATTGTGCCGACAACGGTATTGACTGGTCGTTCATACCACCGCGAAGTCCGCACTTTGGCGGTATCTGGGAGGCTGGTGTGAAGCAGGTTAAGCACCACATGAAACGTATTGTTGGTGACAGAAAACTTTCCTACGAGGAGCTCTACACGACCCTTACACAAATAGAAGGGGTACTAAATTCTCGACCCTTAGTACCGAGCTCAGACGATCCATCCGACTACACCGCAATCACCCCGGCACATTTCCTGATAGGCCGAGAGATGCAAGCTGTTCCAGAACCCGACTACTCCATCCTAAAGGAGAACCGTCTCTCACGATGGCAGTTGGTGCAATCTATGTTGCAACACTTCTGGAGACGGTGGACTGCCGAGTACTTGCCGGAACTCCAAAATCGGTCGAAATGGCTGAAGCGGAAGGAGATCAAGGTGGGATCGCTTGTACTACTAGCAGACCAGAATACACCACCACTACACTGGCCGCTTGCAAGGATAGTAGCTGCACACCCCGGAGACGACGGTGTGACACGTGTCGTTACCGTTAGAACGGCGAATGGAGCGGAGTTCAAACGCGCAGTTACAGAAGTCTGCTTGCTGCCGTTGGACGAAATTGATAGTTGA